The genome window ATCACGAAAAATTAATTTCGTCCTTGGAGTCAAGATTTGAGCAGATGCAATTAGTCTACGAAGAAGAGCAACAAAGGACTTCTGAGTCGGTGGAGGATCTTCGCTCTCAGATGCTCCATCTTACTAATGCGACGGTGGAAAGTTCGAAGAAATTTGAAGAATTAATAGATCTGTTCAAGAGGGGTCTTAAGGGAAAACCTCCTGAAACAGCTGATGTGGGTTCTTCCACTCAAGGACCAAGGATGAAACCCAATGGGCCTCCGCCAGGGTTTCCACCGTCCACGCCTACTCATCATGGCACTTGTCCGGAACAGTGGGAGATGCAGGGTTTTGGCAGGCAATCCCAAGCTTCTAATTCAGTTCCAGTGTTTGAGCTTGCATCCCAGCAACAACCACCCAAGGTGAGACCTCAAAACCTATCTCAGTCTATGTTAACCTCTCCACCGGTGTCTAATGGGCCTTACACTACTCACAATATACCTCTTCCTCCGCTATTACACCAGTACATGAGTTCTCTCAATTACCCACCTGAACAGACCCCACCACAGCAGTTCATCCAACAACCCCATCCTGGGGGCACTGCTTATGGCACCCCTTACCACCACCAACCAAACCCCTTTCCCAACCCCTACGCGGCACAGTACTTACCGCAAACCAACTATATGCCACACAACCCCCCTCAACCGCACTACCCCCCTCAACCGCATTACGCCCCACCTCATCAACCCTATACCACACAGCCCTATCATCGTGAGCATCCATTTGTTCCTTACAAATTCCCTAAAATTGACTTTCCGAGGTTCGAAGGCAAAGACCCCAGGGGCTGGATCTCAAAGTGTGAGAAGTTTTTTCAGTTAAACCCCTCCTTAGATAATAGACAGCGCGTTGTGTATGCTGCTCTGCACTTAGATGGTGAAGCTGACACTTGGTACCAATCGGTCCAATTGGAACATCAGGAGGTTTTATGGGTTGACTTTGCTAGAATGGTTTGCCACCGTTTTACAAAAGGGGGTTATGAAAATTTGGAGGGCCAATTTAATAAACTTATGCAGAAGGGGAAGGTTGATGATTATATCACCCAATTTGAGGAGTTGAAGAAGCATATAGTGGTGCAAAACCCGAGTTTAAGTGAGTTGTATTTTGTCAACAGCTTTTTAAGTGGCCTCAAGGAGGAAATTTCCAGCACACTTTATTTACACAAGCCAACCTCGTTGAGGGATGCTCGTGAAAAGGCTAGAGCCCAAGAATGTGTGATAGAAGCTATGGAGAAACGAGCAAGAGGTGCTGTTAAGACAACCGGAAGTAGTAGCTTCACGGTTAAAAGAGATGTGGCAGCTGTTGGTGACAAATTTAAGCATCCGTCTGGAAATGGTGGTAAACAGGAGTATAGGCCTGTGAGGAGACTGTCGTATGGTGATTTTAAGGATCGAATGAGCAAGGGTCTATGCATCCATTGCGATGATAAGTACACTCCTGGACATAAGTGTAAAAATGGGCAAGTGTTTATGCTGGCTACTGAAGAAGAGGACGAAGAGTCGGGTGTCGCTGAAAAAGGAGAATTGTCTATTATTTGGGAAGGAGGTGATGAAGAATTGGCAAATCCAGAGGTTGAATCTGAAATTTCTATTCACGCCATGACTGGCACTGATGGACTGCACACCCTTAGTATTAAAGGGACAGCTCAAAATAAACCTCTTCGCATACTTGTGGATAGTGGTTCATCCCATAACTTTATCTCAGCCAGTTTGATCAAGTCCTTAAGCCTCCAGACTCAACCTTGTAACCCTGTTACTGTTGTGGTTGCTAACGGTGATAAGCTTACAAGCAGCAAATGCCTTGGTAATTTCGAGTGGATGATGGCTGGGGAAACGTTTGTGGCACCCATGATAGCGCTTCCGATAGGAGGTTATGATTTAATTTTGGGGGTCTCCTGGATGCGAGTGGTTAGCCCcgttgtttttgattttatgaatGATAGTGTTTTGGTATCTTGGAAGGGGAATAAAGTAGAACTGAGGAAATCACTCGATGACAATAGAGTGAATGTGGTCCACAGTACAAGGGCTAAGCACTGGATTGGGAAGGAGGACAGCTGTTTCCTTGTGCAAGTAATGGCCGTTGAACATGATAAGTTTGCTAAGCAGGAGGTTACGAGTGAACAGGTGCCTACAGAGTTATCTTTGTTATTGGAAGAGTATTCTGATGTTTTTGCTACACCTACAGGGCTGCCTCCGAAGCGGGGCCACGACCATAAAATTCCTCTGCAAAACAATACCAGCCCCATCAACTCAAACCCATATAAGTGCCCTTACATTCATAAATCAGAAATAGAGAAGATTGTTAAGGAAATGTTGGAGAGTGGGATTGTGAGGCATAGCAGCTCCCCGTATGCTTCACCAGTTCTTCTCGTTAAGAAAAAGGACAACTCATGGCGACTATGTGTTGACTACAGGGCCTTAAACGCAGCCACCATAAAAAATCAGTTTCCTATACCTGTTATCGAAGAGTTGCTGTCAGAATTGAAGGGCAGCGCTATCTTCACCAAGCTTGACCTCCGTAGCGGGTACCATCAGATTCGGGTTCATCCGGAAGACATCCCGAAAACGGCGTTTCGCACACACCAAGgacattacgagtttctagtaaTGCCCTTTGGTTTGACCAACGCTCCGGCGACATTCCAGAGTCTCATGAATGAGGTGTTTGCAAAGCAGATTCGTGACTTTGTATTGGTCTTTTTCGACGATATACTTGTATACAGCCCTTCGTTGGAAGCACACCTTAAGCACTTGCGGATAATACTGGAGTTGCTGAGAAAACATACCTTATATGTAAAGCAATCAAAGTGTGAATTTGCTAAATCGGGGCTGGAGTACTTGGGACATCATATTTCTCAGCATGGTGTGGAAGCCGATAGGGAGAAAATACAAGCAATGTTGGATTGGCCTGTTCCCCACACACTCAAGGCCTTAAGAGGTTTCTTGGGGTTAACCGGGTACTATAGAAGGTTTGTAGCTCACTATGGGATGATTAGTCGGCCTCTTACTCAGTTATTAAAGAAGGGAGCCTTCCAATGGAGTAGCGAAGCTGAATGTGCATTCAACAAGCTAAAAACAGCAATGGCCTCGACCCCAGTGCTCGCAATGCCAGACTTCTCCAAGCAGTTAATCCTGGAAACTGATGCATGCCATAATGGAGTTGGAGCTGTCCTTATGCAAGAAGGCAGGCCCATCGCCTTCTTGAGTAAAGTACTGGCAAATAGACATCTAAGTCTATCAACATATGAGAAGGAGCTTATGGCTGTTATCATGGCAGTGCAAAAGTGGCGCTACTACCTCTTGGGACACAGGTTTGTCATAAAGACTGATCACGAGGCACTTAAACACCTTATGGAGCAGAAAATAACTACATTGTTACAACATAAGTGGCTGTCTAAATTGCTGGGGTATGACTATTCTGTGGTTTACAAGAAAGGAAAGGATAACCTCGTTGCTGACGCTCTTTCGAGGTGTCATGAGGGGAGTGTACAGTGCACAGCTATGCATGTGATTGTACCAGTATGGAAGAAGGAGCTTCGAGATAGTGTGGAGAATGATGCCAAGGCCCAAGAGTTGATAACTGAGTTAATGGTGGATGGGACTAATACTCAAGGCTATAAATTGATTGACGGGGAATTGAAAAAAGACAATAGGTGGTATGTGGGAACAAGTAACCAGTTGCGGCATAAAATTGTTGAAAACACCCATAGTAGTCCGGAAGGGGGCCATTCTGGCATCACTGCCACTGTTAAGAGAATACAAGAGTATTTCTATTGGCCTAATTTAGTTGCTGATGTACAGGAGTTTGTAAAGTCCTGTGATGTTTGTCAAAGGTGCAAAGTAGAGCATATTTCTCCACCTGGCTTGCTGCAACCTCTACCCATTCCCAATGAGGCGTGGGAAACAATCTCTCTTGACTTCATCGAAGGGTTACCAAAATCTAGTGGAAAGGAGGTGATATTGGTCGTGGTTGACAAACTTACGAAATACGGTCACTTTGTCGCCCTCCACCATCCTTATTCTGCATCATCAGTAGCACAGTCAGTTTTAGATATGGTGGTAAAGTTACACGGACCCCCGAAATCCATCATTTCAGATCGAGACACTGTCTTTGTTAGTTCATTCTGGCAGGAGCTGTTTAAAGCCATGGGAACTAGAATTAAACTGAGCTCAGCCTACCACCCCCAGACAGATGGGCAAACTGAGCGAGTTAATCAGTGTTTGGAGATGTACCTGCGGTGCTTTGCTAATCAGAAACCAGCTTCGTGGAGTCATTGGTTGCCCATGGCTGAGTTCTGGTACAATACTTGTCACCACTCAGCCATTGGCATGTCACCCTTTAAGGCACTTTACAACCAGAACCCCCCTTCAGTGCATTATCAGTCACCGGGCATCACTAATCCTGGAGTTAAGAAGTTTGTGCAAGAAAGGTCCCGTACTCAGCAGCTGTTGAAAGAGAATTTGCTCAAAGCGCAAGAAAGAATGACGTGGTATGCAAACAAACACAGGACGGACCGGGAGTTCGCAGTTGGTGATGAGGTTTTCTTGAAGTTACAGCCGTACAGGCAAACTTCGGTAGTAATGAGGAGAAGCCAGAAGTTAACGGCCAAATTTTTTGGTCCTTATAAGGTGATCAGGCGTGTTGGTAATGTGGCGTACCAGATTGAGTTACCTGCTAGTGCAAAAATACACAATGTATTTCATGTGTCCCAGTTGAAGAAGCGTATTGGCAAAGGAAAGGTTCCTCAAACTGAGCTACCAGGCGTTGATGATTTGGGAGAAATGCAAGCTGAACCGGTGGCCATCTTGGACAGGAAGTTGGTGAAGAAGGGTAATGCTCCAGCTGCGATGGTGCTTGTCCAGTGGTCAAATGGCAGCAAAGATGAAGCAACCTAGGAGTTTTGGGGAGAGATACATAAGAAGTTTCCCAACTTTGATCCTTGGGGTCAAGGATCATCTTGAGCAGGGGGCATTTGTCATGAAATACTAGTCATGGAATCAGCTGGctgtttatattaattatgtttagTATCTGTCTATTATTTAGCTACTGGACATTTTGAGTTAAAGTTAGTACTGGACTGGCTGGTTAGTTATGGGCTATTTTGTTAGGCCCAATATCTGATTAGTACCGTTGCTGCTACCCAATATATGTAGGGTTGTCTTAGGAGAGGAAGGTTATCGAATGAAATGAATACCCTTTTATTTTCTCTACAGCTCTTTCTTCCTGCAAGCTTTCAGTAGATAGTAGTTAATACTGTAGTTCTGTAATTAGTGTTAACACCTACCCATCCCCCCAACTCCGTTATCAATCCACCTCCACCTCTCTACAGCCCAACTCCCCGCGATTCGAAGCGTCGCGGCTTCGAATCGCGGTGGCGTAGCCACCGTCGACCGCCGCAGTTCCGCCCCCCGACGGCCACCATTGAACCCTTCCAACACTACTCTTCCTCCCTTAAACTCAAACCCcaaatcaatttcaacaatcAAACATCAAACTCAAAAGCCCCAATTTGactcaaaaccctaaccctaatttttgaattaaatttggGGAAACATGGTTCAAGGGCTACAGTGGTGCAATAGAATAAATAAACAAGAAgtaaacacacatatatacagcTGGTTTCAGTTTAACAGTAACAAATTGAAACAATAACAAAGCCATGTATATAACTACCATTTAACATTGGTGGGTCCTTTCACAATAAAGATAAAAGAAACTATACCCATAAATATTGCTATATTTAATGCCATAAAGAATCTGAGGGTAAATCAGTTGTACATTACCTTGATCTGAGCTGTAACTTCCGTCTCTGGttattttctctctctcctACCTTCTTCGGTAAAAAAATAGACTGCTTCCTATTCTATTGGGCTTTTATAGACAATATTCCGAACGACGTGCAGTTTCTGAATAACAATTAATTTTAACCATGGCCTTGATAACAATTagacatatactccctccgtcccacccatttcttatcgaatgggttgggcacggaggttaagaaatatctataaagtaatggaaaagaggaagaaaagtgggtaaagtggtgggacccattgatttttaatgtataaaaagaagatagtggagtaaaagtagtgtgaaaaggaaagaaaagtggagaagtggtgggacccattgactatttttggtaagttttgaaatgtaaagaattgggtgggacaccccaaaaaagaaagtgtaaagaaatgggtgggacggagggagtaataaattttaCTTACCCTCTCCAaataaaacaagataagttaCTACGAGTATTCTTGATACGGCTCCCCCGATCTTACAATATTTGACTTAATTTCTATTTTTGCTAATCTAtttaattatcattatttaaaaaaaaaattaagcacAACTAACTTGATTATTAGTCTAACAGGGTGGAGCACGTACCTAAAATTTATGGTTATTACATTgttgttatattaataatttctaTATCTAAAAATACGGAAAAAAATATCCcaatacataattttaaattacctTTTATCCATAATCACTTTTCACTTGTAAGTAAGTTACTTACATAAATTAAGCGAAACATGACTTGAAAACTTAAATTTAGATTTGAGCATAATTATCAAATCGAACCGATCCAATCTTGTCAATTGATCAAATTGTAAAAATCacaatttttgtttttcaatgttTTGGTTGGTTTCAATTTTAgtgatttaaaaatttaaaaaattaggtttggatttaaattttactttgAAATCGACCCAATAACCAAACtgaatcatttatatatatattttataaataataatttataatttaatttaaatatcatccattataataattatttttctatttgaaaattattctcGACTTAAAAGTCCCTGTCCttatttgttattattactAGTTAATCAATAATcttttacataaatattttttttagttaaattagtTAATTCTTTATAACAATAAATAAGAGTAaccatttgaaatatttatattgaagagttattcaaatattatttttattctttatcTAATATGTTATTAAGACAAATAAAGATAATACCTAAAGGTACTttttaataatgaaaaatataattatttaaaaaaatattaattcaatttctaaattttcaaaactgaaAATCAAGAACGATTTCAATTTAAGAATTGAAATCTTTCAAAACCGTCGAAATCCAAAATTGTTCTGCGTACCCCTGTCGTTAGAATTAAGCTAAACCGAGACGGACTACCTTGCCTACCTGCCGTGAACTCCCCGACCCGAATATTCAAAATTAGGGTTCCTTATTCCCAATCCCAAAAAAACAACTCCTCAATCCCCCAATCACTCCCATCAATCTCTATTCAATTCATATCTTTACATCCATTTCTATCAATCAATTAGTTATTCGATTATATGATCACATCCAGCTTACGCAATTCATCTCTTTCCAACACTCCCAAATCCAGTCCCCCCTCTTCATTCACTtattaacacacacacacacacacagaaaaCACACACATCGAATTTGTATAATGGATGTGGATGGAAGTAAGCGCGTGTTTCAGAGATTAGGTCCTTCGAGTTCGAACTCGAATACGAATTCGAATAATTCAAGTTTCAACAAGAACAAGAGCCAGCAAGTTTGTTATCACTGGAGAGCTGGCAAGTGTAATAGATATCCGTGTCCTTTCTTGCACCGGGAGTTGCCAATGCCGCCGCAACAACAGCAGTCTCGGATGGGGAATGGAGGAGCTGGATCGTTGTCGTCGAAGAGACCTTATGGATTTGCGGATGATCAGGCTAATATGCCGCGCAGGAATTCCAATTTCAATAATACTTGGGGGAGATCGCAAGGCGGAGGAGTTGCGAGGAAGATGGAGAAGATTTGTAATTACTGGATGCAAGGGAATTGTAGTTACGGAGACAGATGTAAATTTTTGCATTGTTGGTGTACCAATGCGTTTACTTTGTTAACGCAGCTTCAAGGTCATCAGAAGGtagtttatttttgttattgaaTAAGTTATTTAAGTAATTTGGGCATTGTTACATATTTTGCAATGCATTGATTAATTAGGCTATCAGGTATTAAGAGTTCCCGGAGAAATCTATAGATTGCCTGTCATAAACTTGAATTTTTGAATTGTTATTCTTTGAGACTGTTGGGTTAGGATTTGGTGGATATGACTTAAAGTGCTTCCCGTATGCCCCACCCTAATCGTTAGAAGCAGATAAACACTAATTAACATGTGAAAGACTATGTAACTCCACTGCACTGCTATTATAGACTACAGATAGTTATGCctgtatttataatttatagtgTATATGACCAACTACAAGATTGTTATGTGGTTTCTATCATGATCTATGCACTTGATGGGGAAGCTCTTTACTCCTATCGTATGCTATGCACCTTATTTGTTGCACTGTAGGACATAGAATGCTTAGAATTTAATCTTCTAATAGCGtgctttgtttatttttataataagcaCATGGATGTACAATTTAGTTCCTTTTCTTTGAGGCATTTATGTCACTGTTACGTTTTATTTAAGTTAAATTATTTACCTAAAGAATTGCATTAATGACCAACTGTTCAAGACCTTGTCTTTATCCTCCTTCTATGTGAGATTTTAAATTTCTGCATCTGACAGTTTTGAGTTTTAATTGGCTATATTCTTTGGTCACATATTCTCGCCAGTATTCTAGTGTTGTTTGCtttatttctcacttttttTGTAGTTGTCTAATGTGTGTGTCTTATTGGTGTCTTTGGTGGTGTGGACTTAtcttattttttagaaataagggCTTATTTTTGGGGAAAAAGTAtgtaaaaatatactttttccTGAAATTAAATACTTAATTTTTGCTAGTAACGAATATGAAACAACtcgttaatatttttattttgagagAAGTACGTAAATGTgctattttttcagaaaataagtCCTTACTTTCATAATCTCTTATTTGCCACAAAGCTACTTTGTATCTTCCATTGTATCTCACCCTTAGGTTTTTATTAGATGCTTGATACTTGTACTAAGTGAAGGTTATGTTAACAGGTTGTTAGCGGAATAGCTTTGCCTTCTGGGTCTGACAAGCTTTATACAGGGAGTAAAGACGAGACTGTAAGAGTCTGGGACTGCCAGTCTGGTCAGGTTGATATATGATTTTCCTAGTATTATAATGATTAATTGAAATAATCTTCTTTGTCAGTCACCTCGTAATcgactttatttattttataacctATTGGATGACATGTATTGAAAAATTGAATCTCTTTTCtattctttttcttcttggTTCAAGTCTAAAATATCCAATACACTTTTATATATCAGGAAAAGAGAGAACTTTTATAATTCTGTATATTGATTTTGAACAAAGTGTATTAAGAAAACAGTCTGTGTAATCCTGTAATGCAGTGATGCTCTTTATTCTTGATTTTTGTTTGTGCTAGTTTCCCAAAATTGTGCTATACTCTAGGAACATTAAGTAATGAATTACCAAATAGCTCcactgaaataaagaaaaaacagAAAGAAGGCTTAAGGTTCTATATGACTACAAAAAAGAAGGGTTTTTGGGTTTATGTTTGAGATATAAAATAATCAGGTACAATGGTAGTTTCGATCATGGTAAGCTAAGCGGTGGAACTGTGCTTTTCTATTTTTTCTGTAGTGCGGAGCGGTGATTAATTTAGCAGGTGAAGTTGGCTGTATGCTTAATGAAGGACCATGGATTTTTGTAGGACTACCAAATATTGTGAAGGTAAAGTGGAAGTGCAATATATCTAGATGCTATCTGTTTGCTACTGTATTTACTAATATCAATTCTTAATATCTGTATTCAACTAATGTCCTCAAGTTTGACAATTTCTTATACATTACTGGGCTGTGCTGATTTGGCAGGCATGGAATGCTCAAACCGCCACTGATCTTAATCTTGACGGACCAGTTGGCCAAGTATATTCCCTAGTTGTGGGTAACGATCTACTTTTGGCTGGTACACAGGTATACTGTTGCAAGTATGTATACACCTAGATTTAGGTATCTTAAATTGTAAACGCCTCTTGTTTAATTATATTGATAGCTTCTCTAATTGTGTAACTAACATGTCACTCATCTTTATTAAGATTTGAATACCGCTTGCTTTCATCcttaaacatattaaaaaatcgTATTAGTTTCTTACAACTGGACCTTTGGCAGTAAGATTTGGACACAatttaatacacacacacaccagtgtttcatttttttttaagatctCTAATTTTTGGTTTAATTAGTAATCGGCAATCTGCTGCAGGATGGAACTATCTTGGCATGGAGATATAATGCTGTCGCAAACAGTTTTGAACCAGCTGCACAACTTAAGGGTCACAATCTCGCTGTCATCACACTTGTTGTTGGTGCAAACAAACTCTACTCTGGTTCTATGGATAAATCCATAAGAGTATGTTGGTTAACTCGTTGCtttgtaatatttattacttGTGAATGGTACTTGATTAAGTTTAAAAGAACTATGGTATACATCCGCTccatcttcttttttctttttatctatTTTCTTACACTTGGTAATATGCTTTCAGGTGTGGAGCCTTGAAACTTTGCAGTGTTTACAGACTCTTACAGACCACACATCGGTCGTGATGTCTGTTCTTTGCTGGGATCAGTTCCTTTTGTCATGTTCTCTCGACAAAACAATAAAGGTTTCCTTTTGTTAATTACTCCATCTGTCCCAAAATAAGGGCGGCTTTGaatttttgcacgtaatttgaggtgcaaaacaaacatacttctacacattatatttcaaattttcttgttctgaataaaaatttaacatctatatttttgttcagaaaaagaaaatttgaaaaataatgtgtagaacTCAGTAGAAGCATGTTTAttttgcacctcaaattacgtgcaaaaagtcaaagctacacttattttgggacagTGGATATAAGATATATGTGCCAACTAGAATTGTTTAATTTAGGTGTATACTCAATGCAGGTATGGGCTGCTACTGACAGTGGGAACTTGGAAGTAACCTACACACACACCGAGGAACATGTACGTCTTTTCACTTATTTTACATTATGCTCATGGCTTTGTATATCACAGATATCTGAAGTTTATGTTCTGATTGCACCATATAATTCATCTGTGCGTGCAACTATTAGCCGGATGTTAATCATCTCAGTCGGAACTGTGCGCCCTTGCAATCCTTGCTCTCTTAATCAGGCAGTACATAGTATCTTTGCCATTATATTCGAACTTATGTTTAAGGGGAAAATAACTGCTTACATCACACTGAGCTACTGCTTtagaaaatcattatcaatatCTATTAGCATTTATTCTGGTCTATGTTTATCTGATTTAATAGCCTAACAGGACCAGGATTCTTGTTAGTCATTGACAAAGTAGAGGTGTATATTTCATCTTCCTATATTATAATCGTTTCCTCTGCTGAGTAAAGGAATATAATCTCCCACCTGTGATATACAAAGGATGACTTCCGGCCCTCCCATTTCCTCTACCTCTTtttcattcagaagcctgatcTATGACATTATAAATTCTTTTGGGTTTTGACTATCGAGTGCTTTTTCTCTGATAAGAATCTCTAGAAATAATTGCTTCGCTGAGAATCCTGTGcttcaattattttaaatttagaagATATCTGCAGGtcgcttaaaacatataaaaaacatAGAGCTTATTTTAGTTTCTAAGTTTTATTGAGATGGTG of Daucus carota subsp. sativus chromosome 3, DH1 v3.0, whole genome shotgun sequence contains these proteins:
- the LOC108214932 gene encoding zinc finger CCCH domain-containing protein 48, translated to MDVDGSKRVFQRLGPSSSNSNTNSNNSSFNKNKSQQVCYHWRAGKCNRYPCPFLHRELPMPPQQQQSRMGNGGAGSLSSKRPYGFADDQANMPRRNSNFNNTWGRSQGGGVARKMEKICNYWMQGNCSYGDRCKFLHCWCTNAFTLLTQLQGHQKVVSGIALPSGSDKLYTGSKDETVRVWDCQSGQCGAVINLAGEVGCMLNEGPWIFVGLPNIVKAWNAQTATDLNLDGPVGQVYSLVVGNDLLLAGTQDGTILAWRYNAVANSFEPAAQLKGHNLAVITLVVGANKLYSGSMDKSIRVWSLETLQCLQTLTDHTSVVMSVLCWDQFLLSCSLDKTIKVWAATDSGNLEVTYTHTEEHGVLTLCGMHDAEAKPVLLCSCNDNTIRVYDLPSFSERGKLYSKEEVRCMQLGPGGLFFTGDGTGEVRVWKWLAEPTATP